Proteins from a genomic interval of Bacteroidota bacterium:
- a CDS encoding alpha-amylase family glycosyl hydrolase: MRRLPWLLALVFALVGTLPTQAQTLDLTFRFVPDLTPPAVTPVRAFLPGSFNDWGPNSSGRIQIGAPSAMDYVPQENEYRKTLTLDIGGTYQYKVHYHNNGDGSNFTWITDPLNPVFVGPNADSQIEVVDPMFLQAARETDNGGNIVAVSAGLFGTAEFTRIDFEVNATTYTNGLDFYDAESGIFRFELPEAVAPGSRFALNAEDMMGRTVSFDIGVPPPTVVDQARPVGIQDGITYSDAEPGKVFLSLLAPSKSYVYVLGDFNDFQPDDAYLMRRDVVSDDEVYWWLEMDLTPGETYAFQYLVDGTQRVTDAYVPLVLDPNNDRFIPESVYPNLPEYPDGAQGIVGVLTPGATPYDWQDDDYERPAQQDLVIYEMLVRDFITAHDYDTLADTLDYFVNLGVNALELMPIQEFGGNENWGYQPTFHLAVDKYYGPPEQLKAFIDAAHQRGLAIILDVVYNHADQPSPLVTLFGANDANPYVHVPEQHPFNVFTDLDHTYFGVQRWLDRANEWWLTEYRVDGFRFDLSKGFTTRDYGGDVGAWSAFNQGRIDLLTRMADEIWAVDDDAYIILEHFADAREDRALANYGRDAGLPGMMLWNNLNRAYSQSAMGYPTATDFESTLERTYPPNNGYPLDGQITFMESHDEQWLMYRNREFGNRSGDYDTRTVETALERMKLVGAFFYTVPGPRMLWQFAEIGYGGGPGECLRDGGGGGCATSDPGRTGNKPIRWDYFADVAPDRNGFNGQVQVTSASEREARVRLYKTWGALLKLRNENAIFTSELTDVDLRVGRTADRYIRLSYGGAPAGQPSEVVIVGNFGVVSDDVTVDFAEGGDWFSYFDNGDLELASAGPQTFTLLPGEFRVYTNEFVEKPEPGLVVTDAEQIDTAVPATLALDAAYPNPFATSTTLEYALPQATDVTLTVYDLLGRQVATLVDAPQTPGRYAVSFDAAGLASGAYVVRLAAGDSVETTRLTITR; this comes from the coding sequence ATGCGCCGTCTTCCCTGGCTCCTGGCCCTCGTCTTCGCCCTCGTCGGCACGCTCCCGACGCAGGCGCAGACCCTCGACCTCACGTTCCGCTTCGTCCCGGATCTGACGCCGCCCGCCGTCACGCCGGTGCGCGCGTTCTTGCCGGGGTCGTTCAACGACTGGGGGCCGAACAGCAGCGGGCGCATCCAGATCGGCGCGCCGTCCGCGATGGACTATGTGCCGCAGGAGAACGAGTACCGCAAGACCCTGACGCTGGACATCGGGGGGACGTACCAATACAAGGTGCACTACCACAACAACGGCGACGGGAGCAACTTTACCTGGATCACCGACCCGCTCAACCCCGTGTTCGTCGGGCCGAACGCCGACTCGCAGATCGAGGTCGTCGACCCGATGTTCTTGCAGGCTGCGCGCGAGACGGACAACGGTGGCAACATCGTCGCGGTGTCGGCAGGCCTTTTCGGGACCGCGGAGTTCACCCGCATCGACTTCGAGGTCAACGCGACGACGTATACCAACGGGCTCGATTTCTACGACGCCGAGAGCGGCATCTTCCGCTTCGAACTCCCTGAGGCCGTCGCGCCGGGCTCGCGGTTCGCGCTCAACGCCGAGGACATGATGGGGCGCACCGTCAGCTTCGACATCGGCGTGCCGCCGCCGACCGTCGTGGACCAGGCGCGGCCCGTCGGCATCCAAGACGGCATCACCTACTCCGACGCGGAGCCCGGCAAGGTCTTCCTCTCGCTCCTCGCCCCGAGCAAGAGCTACGTCTACGTCCTCGGTGACTTCAACGACTTCCAGCCGGACGACGCCTACCTCATGCGCCGCGACGTCGTCAGCGACGACGAGGTGTATTGGTGGCTGGAGATGGACCTCACGCCCGGCGAGACGTATGCCTTCCAATACCTCGTCGACGGCACGCAGCGCGTCACCGACGCCTACGTCCCGCTCGTCCTCGACCCGAACAACGACCGCTTCATCCCCGAGTCGGTCTATCCGAACCTGCCCGAGTATCCCGACGGTGCGCAGGGCATCGTCGGCGTGCTCACGCCCGGCGCGACGCCCTACGACTGGCAGGACGACGACTACGAGCGCCCCGCGCAACAGGACCTCGTCATCTACGAGATGCTCGTCCGCGACTTCATCACCGCGCACGACTACGACACGCTCGCCGACACGCTCGACTACTTCGTCAACCTCGGCGTGAACGCGCTCGAACTAATGCCGATTCAGGAGTTCGGCGGCAACGAGAACTGGGGCTACCAGCCGACCTTCCACCTCGCCGTGGACAAGTACTACGGCCCGCCCGAGCAGCTCAAGGCGTTCATCGACGCGGCGCACCAGCGCGGCCTCGCGATCATCCTGGACGTCGTCTACAACCACGCCGACCAGCCGTCGCCGCTCGTGACGCTCTTCGGTGCCAACGACGCCAACCCGTACGTGCACGTCCCCGAGCAGCACCCGTTCAACGTCTTCACCGACCTCGACCACACCTACTTCGGCGTGCAGCGCTGGCTCGACCGTGCCAACGAGTGGTGGCTGACCGAGTACCGCGTGGACGGCTTCCGCTTCGACCTCTCGAAGGGCTTCACGACGCGCGACTACGGGGGCGATGTTGGCGCGTGGAGCGCCTTCAACCAGGGCCGCATCGACCTGCTCACGCGCATGGCCGACGAGATCTGGGCTGTGGACGACGACGCCTACATCATCCTGGAGCACTTCGCCGACGCCCGCGAAGACCGCGCGCTGGCCAACTACGGCCGCGACGCGGGCTTGCCGGGCATGATGCTCTGGAACAACTTGAACCGCGCCTACAGCCAGAGCGCGATGGGCTACCCGACGGCAACCGACTTCGAGAGCACGCTCGAACGGACGTATCCGCCGAACAACGGCTACCCGCTCGACGGCCAGATCACGTTCATGGAGAGCCACGACGAGCAGTGGCTGATGTACCGCAACCGTGAGTTCGGCAACCGCTCCGGCGACTACGACACGCGCACGGTCGAGACCGCGCTCGAGCGTATGAAGCTCGTCGGCGCGTTTTTCTACACGGTGCCCGGCCCGCGCATGCTCTGGCAGTTCGCTGAGATCGGCTACGGCGGTGGGCCCGGCGAGTGCCTCCGCGACGGCGGCGGCGGCGGCTGCGCAACGAGCGACCCCGGCCGCACCGGCAACAAGCCGATCCGCTGGGACTACTTCGCCGACGTGGCGCCCGACCGCAACGGCTTCAACGGCCAGGTACAGGTCACCAGCGCGTCCGAGCGCGAAGCGCGCGTGCGCCTCTACAAGACGTGGGGCGCGCTCCTCAAGCTGCGCAACGAGAACGCCATCTTCACCTCCGAGCTCACCGACGTGGACCTCCGCGTGGGGCGCACGGCAGACCGCTACATCCGGCTCTCCTATGGCGGCGCGCCCGCCGGGCAGCCGAGCGAGGTCGTGATTGTCGGCAACTTCGGCGTCGTGTCCGATGACGTGACCGTCGATTTCGCTGAGGGCGGCGACTGGTTCAGCTACTTCGACAACGGCGACCTCGAACTCGCAAGCGCCGGGCCGCAGACGTTCACGCTGCTGCCGGGCGAGTTCCGGGTCTACACCAACGAGTTCGTCGAGAAGCCTGAGCCGGGCCTCGTCGTGACCGACGCCGAGCAGATCGACACGGCCGTCCCGGCCACGCTCGCGCTCGACGCCGCCTACCCGAACCCGTTCGCCACCTCGACGACGCTCGAATACGCGCTGCCGCAGGCCACCGACGTGACGCTGACGGTCTACGACCTCCTCGGCCGCCAGGTCGCCACGCTCGTGGACGCCCCGCAGACGCCGGGCCGCTACGCGGTCTCGTTCGACGCCGCCGGACTGGCAAGCGGGGCCTACGTGGTGCGACTAGCAGCGGGTGACTCGGTGGAAACGACGCGCCTGACGATCACGCGTTAG